The Misgurnus anguillicaudatus chromosome 15, ASM2758022v2, whole genome shotgun sequence genome has a window encoding:
- the LOC129419825 gene encoding LOW QUALITY PROTEIN: extracellular calcium-sensing receptor-like (The sequence of the model RefSeq protein was modified relative to this genomic sequence to represent the inferred CDS: deleted 1 base in 1 codon; substituted 1 base at 1 genomic stop codon), whose translation MQVNLVLTVTILYITRLCPALCGVHPVTCVLQGDPQPPALVKDGDFLVGGVFSIHDYLKTENHTYTRRPQPLECSGSVGFREMRFVRAFEFAIEEINNSSDLLPGITLGYHIYDSCASVPMAIKVAFQLVNGFDLINNDSDSCAKSAAVTAVVAESGSTPSISIARLLSPFGISQVSHYATCACLSDKRQYPTFFRTIPSDHHQAAALARMVKHFGWMWIGAVRSDSDYGNNGMASFLKAAEEEGICVEYSEAYYRTQPRSKLKRVADVIRRSTARVIVAFLASGDMRILLEELSKEPPPPLQWIGSEAWVTDPEMLRFNLCIGAVGFGIPRSVIPGFRNYLLNLSPDEVLKFPLLTQFWESSFSCSLRQQADSSSGLPACDGTQDLHTLQNPYTDTSQLRITNMVYKATYAIAHAIHGTVCSNKKCDKYFKVEPLQVFDQLKRVNFTKNNYPVSFDINGDPVATYELVNWQLQDDASIDFVTVGHYDASQPKGQEFSLSRTIIWNYGSEKVPVSVCSESCPPGTRKAAQKGRPVCCYDCITCADGEISNETDSLDCLPCASDYWPNKEKNKCNPKPVEFLSWDEILGIILIIVSIFGALLALSMALVFYKNIASPIVKANNSELSFLLLFSLTLCFLCSLTFIGRPTEWSCMLRHTAFGITFVLCLSCVLGKTIVVLMAFRATLPGSNVMKWFGPPQQRLSVLGFTLVQVVICVVWLITSPPFPFNNMQHYKEKIILECNLGSAVGFWAVLGYIGLLAFLCFVLAFLARKLPDNFNEAKFITFSMLIFCAVWITFVPAYVSSPGKFTVAVEIFAILASSFGLIICIFAPKCFIIVFRPEQNTKKHLMGKXPSKAP comes from the exons ATGCAAGTTAATCTTGTATTGACAGTGACAATACTGTACATTACCAGGCTTTGTCCTGCTCTGTGTGGAGTTCATCCAGTAACCTGCGTCCTGCAAGGTGACCCACAGCCTCCTGCTCTCGTCAAGGATGGAGATTTTCTTGTTGGAGGGGTTTTCTCCATTCATGACTATCTAAAAACAGAGAATCACACATACACCAGACGACCACAACCACTAGAGTGCAGTGGCAG TGTGGGTTTTAGGGAGATGCGCTTTGTTCGTGCTTTTGAGTTTGCCATTGAGGAGATCAACAACAGCTCTGATCTGTTACCAGGCATCACTTTAGGCTACCACATCTATGACTCTTGTGCTTCTGTGCCAATGGCAATAAAAGTAGCATTTCAGCTTGTAAATGGATTTGATCTCATAAATAATGACTCTGATTCCTGTGCAAAATCTGCTGCTGTAACTGCTGTAGTCGCAGAATCTGGGTCAACACCGTCTATCAGCATTGCAAGACTTCTCAGTCCCTTTGGCATTTCACAG GTGAGTCATTATGCAACCTGTGCGTGTCTCAGTGACAAGCGTCAGTATCCGACTTTCTTCAGGACCATCCCCAGTGACCACCATCAAGCGGCCGCATTGGCACGAATGGTCAAGCATTTTGGATGGATGTGGATCGGAGCGGTGCGCAGTGATTCAGACTACGGTAACAACGGCATGGCATCGTTCCTGAAAGCTGCGGAGGAGGAGGGAATTTGTGTGGAGTATTCAGAGGCCTACTACAGGACTCAACCACGCAGTAAACTTAAAAGGGTCGCAGATGTCATTCGCAGGTCAACGGCTCGTGTAATAGTTGCCTTCCTGGCATCGGGTGACATGAGGATTCTCTTAGAGGAGCTTAGCAAGGAGCCCCCACCACCTCTGCAGTGGATTGGTAGTGAGGCATGGGTTACAGATCCAGAAATGCTGCGCTTTAATTTGTGTATTGGTGCTGTGGGCTTTGGTATCCCGCGCTCTGTTATCCCTGGCTTTCGTAATTATTTGCTTAACCTCTCTCCAGATGAGGTGCTTAAATTTCCCTTGTTGACACAATTTTGGGAAAGCTCATTTAGTTGTAGTTTAAGACAGCAGGCAGATTCTTCATCTGGTTTACCAGCATGTGATGGCACTCAGGACCTGCACACATTACAGAATCCATATACAGATACATCCCAGTTGAGAATCACTAACATGGTGTATAAAGCCACATATGCTATAGCTCATGCCATCCATGGCACTGTATGTagcaacaaaaaatgtgataaatACTTCAAAGTTGAGCCGCTACAG GTTTTTGATCAGCTCAAGCGAGTGAACTTCACTAAAAATAATTATCCTGTTTCATTTGATATCAATGGCGATCCAGTAGCCACTTATGAACTTGTGAACTGGCAGCTTCAGGATGATGCTTCAATTGACTTTGTCACAGTTGGTCACTATGATGCATCCCAGCCGAAAGGACAAGAGTTTAGTTTGAGCAGAACTATCATTTGGAACTATGGCAGTGAAAAG GTGCCTGTGTCTGTGTGCAGTGAGAGTTGTCCTCCAGGCACTAGAAAAGCTGCACAGAAAGGAAGACCTGTCTGCTGTTATGACTGTATTACATGTGCAGATGGAGAGATCAGTAATGAGACAG ATTCTTTAGATTGTCTTCCATGCGCATCCGATTACTGGCCTAACAAAGAGAAAAACAAGTGCAATCCAAAGCCAGTGGAGTTTCTGTCATGGGATGAAATACTTGGGATCATTCTCATCATAGTCTCCATTTTCGGTGCTTTATTAGCTTTAAGCAtggctttagtgttttataaaaacatagcATCTCCCATAGTAAAGGCCAACAATTCAGAGCTGAGCTtcctgttgctcttctcattgACTTTGTGTTTCCTCTGTTCACTTACTTTCATTGGTCGCCCCACTGAGTGGTCCTGTATGTTGCGTCACACAGCATTTGGGATCACTTTCGTCCTCTGTCTCTCCTGTGTTCTGGGGAAAACAATAGTGGTGTTAATGGCATTCAGGGCTACACTTCCAGGAAGTAATGTCATGAAATGGTTTGGGCCTCCTCAACAAAGACTCAGCGTTCTTGGTTTTACTCTTGTACAGGTTGTTATATGTGTGGTTTGGTTAATAACATCTCCACCCTTCCCTTTCAATAATATGCAACACTACAAAGAAAAAATCATCCTAGAATGTAATTTAGGTTCTGCTGTTGGTTTCTGGGCTGTGTTGGGTTATATTGGTCTTCTCGCTTTCCTTTGCTTTGTTTTAGCTTTTCTGGCACGAAAGCTGCCTGATAACTTCAATGAAGCTAAATTCATCACATTCAGTATGCTCATATTCTGTGCTGTATGGATCACATTTGTACCAGCTTATGTCAGTTCACCTGGAAAATTTACTGTAGCTGTTGAGATATTTGCTATTTTAGCTTCAAGTTTTGGTTTGATTATCTGTATTTTTGCTCCTAAGTGTTTCATTATTGTGTTTAGACCGGAGCAGAATACC AAAAAACATCTAATGGGTAAATGACCATCAAAAGCCCCTTGA